DNA from Nocardioides seonyuensis:
CGGCCCTCGTGGCGTGGTACGGCCTGGAAGGAGCCAGGGAGGACATGGAGCTCGGCAAGGCTGGCGTGATCAGCGACCTGCCTCTGTGGCCACTTCGCTTCATGGTCCCGGTAGGTGCCGGGTTGCTCATCGTGCAGGTGCTCTGCTCCCACGTCCTCCGAAGGGCCTCTGACCATGGATGACCTGGCCACAGTCACCCGCCCCGTGGAGCCCGCGGTCACCACTCAACCTGGGCGTCGTCATCTCTCTCGCCTGGTGGTCGTGGTCGGCTACGTCCTGCCGGTGCTGCTCGGATGGCTGATGCTGGGAGGAGACCTGGAACGCACGCAGATCGGGTTTCTGGTCATAGCGATGATGCTCAGCCTCCTGTTCCTGAAGGTGCCGATCGCTGCTGCGATGGGTCTCTCAGGACTCCTGGGCATCTGGGGGATACGCAGCTTTGACACGGCTGCCGCGGCGGTGAAGAACCTTCCGTACACCAATGCCGCCAGCTGGTCCCTGAGCGTGCTGCCGGCATTCATCTTCATGGGCGTCATCCTCTGGCGCTCTGGCGCCACAGCTCGGATCTACGGGTCGGCGAAGATGTGGCTGTCGTGGCTGCCCGGCGGCTTGGCCATCGGTACCAACGTTGCTGGAGCCGGGCTGGGATCGGTGAGCGGCTCCACGATCGGTGTCAGCTACTCGCTCGGACGCATCGGCATTCCCGAGATGCTCCGGGCCGGTTACGACCGGAGGTTGGCCATTGGATCCGTGATGATGGCCGGTACGGCGGCGAACCTGATTCCGCCGAGCATCATGATGGTGCTCTTCGCAGGAATTGCGACTGTGCCGGTGGGTCCGCAGCTGCTCGCAGGGCTGATTCCGGGCCTGATGCTGCCCGTCGCGTACTCGATCGTCATCCTTGTCCTGTACCCGGTTCTGACGCGACGGAAGACGGTCGCCGCCGACGAAGTGATCGAGTCATCAGAGGTGACCCTTGTTGACCGATTGCGCTCCCTCCCCCCGTTGTGGCCGTTCCCGCTCCTCTTCCTCGTCGTGGTGGGTGGCCTGTTCGGGGGGGTGTTCACGCCAACAGAGGCAGGTGCCGCGGGGGCGCTCACAGCCCTGGCGGCAGCGCTTGTCATCTCCAAGCGGGGAGACCGCCTGAAGATGGTGGTCACGGCCGCGACCGAGGCAGTGGCCTCGACGGGCGCCATCTTCATGCTGATCATCGGTGCGGTCATCCTCAACCAGGCCCTGACCCTGACGGGTATCACTCAGGACATGATCCGTGGCATCGAGGGTCTGGGGCTGTCTTTCTGGCCCTTCATCGCACTCCTGATCGCCATCTACCTCATCCTCGGAATGTTCATGGATCCGCTGATGATGATGTTGATCACGGTGCCGCTCATCGTCCCGATCCTCCCCGAATACGGGCTCTCGGTGATGTGGCTAGGTGTCTTCGTCGTGCTGGTCGCCGAGATCGGACTCGTAACGCCGCCGGTCGGGATGCTCACCTACATCATGCACAAGCTGGCACAGAAGGAAGAGGTCAACCTCGGCCAGAGGATCACCCTCGGTGACACCTTCCAGGCTGTTCTGTGGTTCATGCCGGCAACCGTCGTAGTGGTGATCGTGATTGCTGGGTTCCCTGACATCGTCCACTGGCTTCCGGACATCTCATCCTCCAAATAGCTGGGTGTGCGTGACATGCCGGCACAGGTCTCCTACTCATCGACGAAAGCGGCGCTACTCGGCTTCGTGAAGAGCGTGGCCGCGGAGAACATCACGCCGCGAATCACCGCCAACGGCGCCCTGCCCGTCATTGCGAGCAGTGGCGTGCTGTCCATGCCTCAGGAGATTGTCGACGCCTGGGCCGGGGAGATCCCCAACGGGCTCGTGGGGCCAGCCGACATCGCCGCCGCGGTCGCGCTCCCGTGCCCGCCGTCGGCCGAGAGCGTTGGCGGGCAGTTCCTCACCGTGGATGGCGGGATATGGCCCTGAATCGCATGTCGGTGACGTTGTCCGTGGCGAATCGAGGGTGCCAAGCATGACAGGGCTCCCAGAAGTCGGGGACTTCTACACGCCGATGGAGGTCACGGGGTTCCGCGCGACGGGTCAGTGGATCGAGGAAACGCCGCCGACGATCCTCGAGCAGCTCGCGTTCGAGCGGCCCGACGACGTCTTTGCCATCGACTCCGTAGGAACGCTCACCTACCGCGAGTTCCGCGATCGCGCCTGGCGCCTTGCCGGTGCCATGCAACGCCTCGGTGTCGCGCGTGGTGACTGTGTCATCGTGCAGCTGCCCAATTGGAACGAACTCCTGATCGCGATGATGGCAGTGACCAGAGCCGGGGCCGTACTCGTGCCAGCCATGACGACCTATCGAGCCGATGAGATCGAGTTCCTCATCGACAACACCGGTGCGAGAGCGGCCATCACGACCGGTGTCTTTCGTGGCTTCGACCACGCGGCGATGTTGAGTGACGCCCTGGGTCGGCGGACCAGCCTGGAGCTCGGCGTCCTCGTGCGTGGGCACGCTCTCCCGGGGATGCACCGGTTCGAGGACCTGATCTCTGGGACGGAGGAGCCGGAGGAGCCGGAACTCGGCCCGATGCCCAACCCAGACGCGCCCCACATCGTCCTGCACACGTCGGGGTCGGAGTCGCAGCCCAAGGGCTGTGTCCACAGCTACAACACAGCGGCGTTCACCTCTCGAGCCGTCGAGCAGCACCACGCCTGGACGCCGGCTGACAGGTCCTTTGGCCCGTCGCCGGTCGCCCACAGCAACGGGTACATCAACCACTACCTGGTCCCACTGCGTGCCGGTGCCTCCACCGTGCTCATGGAGAAGTGGGATCCAAGGCTGGCCATCGACCTGGTCGACGAGCACCGTTGCACCGTCACAGTCACGTCGACGACGTTCCTCAGCACGCTGATCGAGACACGCCGCGATGGCGACGATCTCTCGAGCATGCGCCTGTGGGTGGCATCGGGGACAGTCATTCCTCCGGAAGTCGTGCGCCGCGCACGCCTCGCTATGCCTGACTGTGAGGTCCTGAGCCAGTACGGACGCAGTGAGAACCTCTTGACCACCCTCTGCCCAAGCGGGACGGACCCCGGCAGGGCGCTGACCTCCGACGGGCTGGTGCCGCCCGGAATCGACGTGATGCTCTTCGACGGCGACGGACAGCAGGTCGTGGTCGGTCCGGGTGAGGTCGGATACCGGGGGCCGGGGCACATGCTCGGTTACGTGAGGCGTCCTGATCTCACCCAGGCCATGATCAACTCCGCTGGCTACTCGCTCTCCGGAGACCTAGGAGAGTTCGACGCAGACGGATTCCTCCGCATCACCGGGCGGATCAAGGACATCATCATTCGGGGCGGGGTCAACATCAGCGCCAGAGAGGTGGAGGACCATCTCCTCACCCACCCGGCGGTCCATGACGTCGCCGTCGTCGCGATGCCTGACCCCCGACTGGGCGAGAGAGCTTGCGCCTTCGTCGTTGCCGAGGCTGGTGCCCAGATCGACCTGGACCAGATCTGCACCTACTTGCGCGATGAGCGTGGGATCTCGGTCCAGAAGCTGCCCGAGCGTCTGGAGCTGATCGAGGTGATGCCGATCAGCCCCACGGGCAAGATCGACAAGGCCGACCTCCGGCGCCGGGTCAGGGAAGACGACACCGACCACCACAGGACCTTGGCATGACAATTCGACGCAGAGCACTGGAGACCGGGGCCGTGCGCGAGGGCGGCGTCGGAAAGGCGATCGTCAGGCGGCTCGAGGAGGACGGCCGACCGACCGAGAACGCGGAGCTCGGGATCACCGCCGTCGTCGTCCTTCCGGAAGTGACCACCAGCTAGGGCCTCATGTCCATGCCGCCGGAGATCCTGCAGGCGTGGGAGGACACGGAACCGGCTGGGTTCGTGGAGCCTGCGACATCGCCGATGCGGCGGCCTTCTTCGCGTCCGCGGAAGCGGGTCGGGTCACCGGGCTGCTGTTCATAGTCGACGCCGGGGACATATCGCAACACCCGGTCGGTCATCCGAAGCATGTTGGCCTCCAAGGCGGCGACCAGATCAACCCCCACGGGCCGGGAGTGGGTCTAGGAGATCGGCCGCGCCGGG
Protein-coding regions in this window:
- a CDS encoding TRAP transporter large permease, with protein sequence MDDLATVTRPVEPAVTTQPGRRHLSRLVVVVGYVLPVLLGWLMLGGDLERTQIGFLVIAMMLSLLFLKVPIAAAMGLSGLLGIWGIRSFDTAAAAVKNLPYTNAASWSLSVLPAFIFMGVILWRSGATARIYGSAKMWLSWLPGGLAIGTNVAGAGLGSVSGSTIGVSYSLGRIGIPEMLRAGYDRRLAIGSVMMAGTAANLIPPSIMMVLFAGIATVPVGPQLLAGLIPGLMLPVAYSIVILVLYPVLTRRKTVAADEVIESSEVTLVDRLRSLPPLWPFPLLFLVVVGGLFGGVFTPTEAGAAGALTALAAALVISKRGDRLKMVVTAATEAVASTGAIFMLIIGAVILNQALTLTGITQDMIRGIEGLGLSFWPFIALLIAIYLILGMFMDPLMMMLITVPLIVPILPEYGLSVMWLGVFVVLVAEIGLVTPPVGMLTYIMHKLAQKEEVNLGQRITLGDTFQAVLWFMPATVVVVIVIAGFPDIVHWLPDISSSK
- a CDS encoding SDR family oxidoreductase, which encodes MPAQVSYSSTKAALLGFVKSVAAENITPRITANGALPVIASSGVLSMPQEIVDAWAGEIPNGLVGPADIAAAVALPCPPSAESVGGQFLTVDGGIWP
- a CDS encoding AMP-binding protein, which translates into the protein MTGLPEVGDFYTPMEVTGFRATGQWIEETPPTILEQLAFERPDDVFAIDSVGTLTYREFRDRAWRLAGAMQRLGVARGDCVIVQLPNWNELLIAMMAVTRAGAVLVPAMTTYRADEIEFLIDNTGARAAITTGVFRGFDHAAMLSDALGRRTSLELGVLVRGHALPGMHRFEDLISGTEEPEEPELGPMPNPDAPHIVLHTSGSESQPKGCVHSYNTAAFTSRAVEQHHAWTPADRSFGPSPVAHSNGYINHYLVPLRAGASTVLMEKWDPRLAIDLVDEHRCTVTVTSTTFLSTLIETRRDGDDLSSMRLWVASGTVIPPEVVRRARLAMPDCEVLSQYGRSENLLTTLCPSGTDPGRALTSDGLVPPGIDVMLFDGDGQQVVVGPGEVGYRGPGHMLGYVRRPDLTQAMINSAGYSLSGDLGEFDADGFLRITGRIKDIIIRGGVNISAREVEDHLLTHPAVHDVAVVAMPDPRLGERACAFVVAEAGAQIDLDQICTYLRDERGISVQKLPERLELIEVMPISPTGKIDKADLRRRVREDDTDHHRTLA